In Polyodon spathula isolate WHYD16114869_AA chromosome 11, ASM1765450v1, whole genome shotgun sequence, one genomic interval encodes:
- the LOC121322878 gene encoding bromodomain adjacent to zinc finger domain protein 2B-like isoform X12, which yields MESGERLASPPSASSSVPSASSTATATAPSKGSLSTGATALSATLTTCGHLFRASGDQPFTLSAVSSAFPMVNHPAFGLYTTSSGRSEFGGLGTLGASAALATHPQLGPFPEWWRTSDAHACAGATFFPPLLRIPPLFAAPVQNADSSSFQSRTASKNGRGAQKGMNGAVNGSSNTLPSGVNTSAMAVTVLGSSGQTKVANSSGRGRKCNQEQTNSQLQDKAADKPKDKKLRKKLDDSSSNSDSESGSSSDTSSEGVSSSDSEDDDDDDDEEDDDDQSNEESEDDDSNSESEARVKDKTKVLMQNVKEAKKDGQKAVEDKEPQDKTTNQQRHFASDPETRKQPQVLSQQLPLVFQSSEAKDEMGKKHLSVIHSTGLAASTKPLALVTQARKESFPKPHFSSLEILNTGNKNTTEEPGSQINDLRLKQSFYLQEQFKLAFPVQLKKQQELYKNQKKVASALSSPKPTTDSPASQKLTPANRNHSNIFLSNTLLGHHQPNGVIQSAIQDSPLALTTKPRSQPKSNDKPVLNSSSASFPSPVNLCTSGKNHSSNQMMPTRPSTSPALSRVSGKDKAIGAMVTPVGKAPSHLVQSLLDQFRGAESDIPSSKDSDDSIEDEDDEDDDEDDDDEDEEDEEDSDDSQSESVSNFDSDSDGSEDDEKDHEEIETDTEGEKTPLKLNKTAPSPTNCTPLNLQVIKTPNSAPSALLTVPGSPAYHSTPSSSYTHSTSPGSAKRRRVTDERELQIPLEYGWQREARIREIGGRLQGEVAYYAPCGKKLRQYPEVMKYLTRNGITDITRDNFSFSAKIRVGDFYEARDGPQGMQWSLLNKEEVIPRIRAMEGRRGRPPNPDRMRSGDGSRMRRRKGRPPNVGASEILSNTDAKLIRRLEAQEIARQAAQIKLMRKLEKQALARAAKEARKQQAIMAAEEKRKQKEQIKIFKQQEKIKRIQQIRLEKELRAQQILEAKRKKKEEAANAKISEAEKRTKEKEMRRQQAILLKHQELERHRLDMVWERERRRQHMMLLKAVDARKKAEEKERLKQEKKDEKRLNKERKLELRRLELEIAKELKKPNEDMCLADHKPLPELNRIPGLVLNGSTFSDCLMVVQFLRTFGKVLGFDISVDVPHLSVLQEGLLNVGDSMGEVQDLLVRLLSAVVCDPGLPPGCRAKTALGDHLTNIGINRDNVSEILQIYMEAHCGQTELTESLETKAFQAHTPMQKASILAFLVNELACSKSVVSEIDKNIDHMSNLRRDKWIVEGKLRKLRIIHAKKTGKRDTSGCADGGEEQQALGTPTAGRKRKQKGGDSDDDDDDDDDDDSDEQGDEEEDEEDDGKKGKKVEACEDEDDGYQTTSVEELEKQIEKLTKQQSQFRRKLFESSHSLRSMMFGQDRYKRRYWVLPQCGGVFVEALESGEGQEELAKERERLKNAEMIQVKEEPPEVPEEKPLDIISLNIGGAESREKGKQKDNPNLFLQKPGSFSKLSKLLEVAKMSPELDTLNQKPNGSQASIPTMIPSPSHTISQSALSPQPAVSQGCSDSKPDSTLNLFNPHLNSPGKFYSSPLLPNDQLLRVLTEKSGQWFSLLPRTPCDDTSVTHPTMPTTSSPKSSTMRSKSPSPSPAPILVSGSPQHPVGLNPFAFSALQMKPGLHLMGLPFCGWPSGMLSPNLPFTSSPLPHALNSGFGVTEGNHNPFLAASVSTSKSESPVPQNEKPPSAPSPAIEVAKPVDYPCPRPIPEEMQTGWWRVTDAEELRTLVKVLHLRGIREKALQKQIQKHMDYISQACSKNRDVAIMEISNNEENQVTQETLESWCVEEQAMDMDIAILQQVEELERRVASASLQVKGWIYPEPHSEREDLVYYEHKPLTKLKPEEDNVGEKQDCSDSSIVRHINNPLDIAVTRLAELERNIERRGEEDIAPGLKVWRKALSEVRSAAQVALCIQQLQKSIAWEKSIMKVYCQICRKGDNEELLLLCDGCDKGCHTYCHRPKITTIPEGDWFCPACIAKASGQSPRSKKLQNRGVRKGNDVKCSKKLSVAGDVSEDDAASTSSTPKKGGKEPKKRKGDENTSLNQTKQESSSCVKKAKTARDNAKDLALCSLILSELETHEDAWPFLLPVNLKLVSGYKKVIKKPMAFATIREKLDSCQYQNLEAFVVDVRLVFDNCETFNEDDSDIGRAGHNMRRFFEIRWTELFQTS from the exons ATGGAGTCTGGAGAGCGGCTGGCCTCCCCACCATCAGCCTCCTCCTCTGTGCCCTCTGCCTCCTCGACAGCCACAGCAACAGCCCCCTCCAAAGGCAGTCTATCCACAGGGGCCACTGCACTGAGCGCCACACTCACCACCTGCG GGCATTTGTTCCGGGCATCCGGGGATCAGCCATTCACCTTGTCCGCTGTATCAAGTGCCTTCCCAATGGTCAATCACCCAGCCTTCGGTCTCTACACTACAAGCTCAGGGCGTTCAGAGTTTGGAGGCCTGGGAACACTTGGTGCATCTGCAGCCTTAGCGACACATCCTCAGCTCGGGCCTTTTCCAG AATGGTGGCGAACATCAGATGCCCACGCTTGTGCTGGTGCAACTTTCTTCCCACCTCTTCTGAGAATTCCTCCTCTCTTTGCTGCGCCAGTTCAGAATGCGGATTCCAGTTCATTCCAATCCCGGACAGCAAGTAAGAATGGCCGAGGAGCACAGAAAG GAATGAATGGTGCCGTAAATGGGAGCAGCAATACACTGCCATCTGGAGTGAACACATCTGCAATGGCTGTCACAGTATTAGGGTCATCAGGGCAAACAAAAGTAGCAAACTCTAGTGGAAGAGGTCGGAAATGTAATCAAGAGCAAACTAATAGTCAGCTTCAGGACAAAGCTGCTGACAAACCTAAAGACAAG AAACTCAGAAAGAAGCTGGACGACAGCTCCAGTAACAGCGATAGTGAGTCTGGCTCATCATCGGATACCTCTAGTGAAGGTGTAAGTAGCAGTGACTCTGAAGACGATGATGATGACGACGATGAAGAGGATGATGATGATCAAAGCAATGAAGAAAGTGAGGATGATGACTCTAACTCTGAAAGTGAAGCAAGAGTGAAAGACAAGACAAAG GTGTTGATGCAAAATGTGAAAGAAGCCAAAAAGGATGGCCAAAAGGCAGTTGAAGATAAGGAACCCCAGGATAAAACGACAAACCAACAGCGACATTTTGCTTCTGATCCCGAGACTCGGAAGCAGCCCCAGGTTTTGTCACAGCAACTCCCCCTTGTTTTCCAAAGCTCAGAGGCCAAGGATGAGATGGGAAAGAAGCACCTGAGTGTCATTCATTCCACAGGGCTTGCAGCCAGTACAAAACCCTTGGCTTTGGTCACTCAAGCAAGAAAGGAGTCCTTTCCTAAACCACATTTTTCTTCATTGGAAATTCTCAATACGgggaataaaaatacaacagagGAGCCTGGCTCACAGATTAATGATTTGAGATTGAAGCAG TCTTTCTACTTGCAGGAACAGTTCAAACTGGCATTTCCAGTGCAACTGAAGAAACAACAAGAATTGTATAAGAACCAGAAGAAAGTAGCTTCAGCTTTGTCCAGTCCTAAACCCACCACAGATTCCCCAGCCAGTCAGAAGCTGACCCCTGCTAACAGAAACCATTCAAATATCTTCCTCTCTAATACACTTTTGGGGCATCATCAGCCCAACGGGGTGATCCAGAGTGCTATCCAGGACTCCCCCTTAGCACTTACCACCAAACCCCGAAGTCAGCCAAAATCCAACGACAAGCCGGTTCTAAATTCCAGCAGCGCATCCTTTCCATCACCAGTAAACTTGTGTACAAGTGGAAAAAATCATTCCAGCAATCAGATGATGCCAACCAGGCCATCTACCTCTCCTGCTTTATCCAGGGTGTCCGGGAAAGATAAGGCAATCGGTGCTATGGTAACTCCTGTAGGAAAAGCCCCGTCTCACCTAGTGCAGTCTTTGCTGGATCAGTTCCGGGGGGCAGAGTCGGACATTCCCAGCAGCAAGGACTCTGATGATTCCATTGAGGACGAGGATGATGAAGACGATGACGAGGATGACGATGACGAAGATGAGGAGGACGAGGAAGATTCTGATGATAGCCAGTCAG AGTCTGTAAGCAATTTTGATTCCGACTCGGATGGTTCAGAGGATGATGAAAAGGACCATGAGGAGATAGAAACAGATACTGAAGGAGAGAAAACTcctttaaaactaaacaaaacagctcCTTCACCTACCAACTGTACACCTCTGAACCTTCAAGTAATAAAGACCCCGAACTCTGCTCCTTCTGCCTTACTGACTGTGCCAGGGTCACCAGCCTATCACAGCACTCCGTCATCTTCGTACACTCACTCCACATCACCAG gctCTGCTAAAAGGAGGAGGGTAACTGATGAACGGGAGCTACAAATTCCTCTAGAATATGG ATGGCAGAGAGAGGCAAGGATAAGAGAAATTGGTGGTCGTCTGCAAGGGGAGGTAGCATATTATGCCCCATGTGGAAAGAAACTGCGACAGTACCCTGAAGTAATGAAG tACCTTACCAGAAATGGAATAACAGACATCACACGAGATAATTTTAGCTTCAGTGCAAAAATAAGGGTTGGGGACTTCTATGAAGCCAGAGATGGACCTCAG GGTATGCAGTGGAGCTTGTTGAACAAGGAGGAGGTTATCCCTCGTATACGAGCTATGGAGGGGCGAAGAGGGCGCCCCCCAAACCCAGATCGAATGCGTTCCGGTGACGGATCTAGAATGAGGCGCAGGAAAGGACGACCTCCTAACGTTGGGGCCTCTGAGATCCTCAGCAACACTGATGCCAAACTGATCAGAAGACTAGAAGCTCAAG AAATAGCCAGGCAAGCAGCCCAGATTAAACTGATGCGAAAACTTGAAAAGCAAGCACTGGCACGTGCTGCTAAAGAAGCAAGGAAACAGCAAG caaTCATGGCAGCTGAGGAAAAGCGAAAACAGAAGGAgcaaataaagatttttaaacagCAG gAGAAGATCAAACGAATCCAGCAAATAAGACTGGAAAAAGAGCTTCGAGCTCAGCAAATTCTTGAg GCTAAAAGGAAAAAGAAGGAAGAAGCAGCAAATGCCAAAATATCGGAAGCTGAGAAACGAACAAAG gaGAAAGAAATGAGAAGGCAACAAGCTATACTTTTGAAGCACCAG GAGTTGGAGAGGCATAGACTAGATATGGTATgg gagcgagagaggagaaggCAACATATGATGCTGTTGAAAGCTGTGGATGCTAGAAAGAAAGCTGAG GAGAAAGAACGATTAAAGCAGGAAAAAAAGGATGAGAAACGTTTAAATAAGGAACGGAAATTGGAGCTGAGGAGACTGGAACTGGAGATTGCGAAGGAGCTGAAGAAGCCAAATGAGGATATGTGCTTAGCAGATCATAAG CCACTTCCAGAGCTGAATCGCATTCCCGGCCTCGTGCTGAACGGAAGCACCTTTTCAGATTGCCTGATGGTAGTGCAGTTCCTGCGTACCTTTGGGAAGGTTCTTGGCTTTGATATCAGTGTGGATGTCCCTCACCTGAGCGTGCTTCAGGAGGGGCTGCTCAATGTGGGAGACAGCATGGGAGAAGTGCAGGACCTGCTAGTGAGGCTCCTGTCAGCTGTCGTTTGTGATCCAGGACTGCCACCTGGCTGCCGC GCAAAAACTGCTCTTGGTGACCATTTGACAAACATTGGGATTAACCGGGATAATGTGTCGGAGATTCTGCAGATATACATGGAGGCACACTGTGGTCAGACAGAGCTCACTGAAAGCCTGGAGACAAAAGCTTTCCAGGCACACACTCCAATGCAGAAAGCATCAATTCTGGCTTTCCTTGTGAATGAGTTGGCATGCAGCAAGAGTGTAGTGAG tgagatTGACAAAAACATCGACCATATGTCTAATTTAAGAAGGGACAAGTGGATAGTTGAAGGCAAGCTCCGGAA GCTGAGGATTATTCATGCCAAGAAAACAGGAAAAAGGGACACAAGTGGATGTGCAGACGGGGGGGAGGAGCAGCAGGCCCTGGGCACCCCCACTGCTGGGCGCAAACGCAAGCAGAAAGGAGGGGACagtgatgacgatgatgatgatgatgatgatgatgatagtgaCGAGCAGGgggatgaggaggaggatgaagaagATGAcggaaagaaaggaaagaaagtgGAAGCTTGTGAAGATGAG GATGATGGGTACCAGACCACCAGTGTTGAGGAACTGGAAAAACAGATTGAAAAACTCACCAAG CAACAGAGCCAGTTCAGAAGGAAACTGTTTGAATCGTCTCATTCCTTGCGGTCAATGATGTTTGGTCAGGATCGATATAAGCGCAGGTACTGGGTTTTGCCCCAGTGTGGTGGAGTTTTTGTGGAGGCCCTGGAAAGTGGAGAAG GTCAAGAGGAACtggcaaaagagagagagagactgaagaaTGCAGAAATGATCCAGGTCAAGGAAGAGCCCCCTGAGGTACCAGAGGAGAAGCCTCTTGACATTATCAGTCTCAACATCGGCGGTGCAGAGAGCAGGGAGAAGGGAAAGCAGAAGGACAATCCTAATCTATTCTTGCAGAAGCCAGGCTCCTTCTCCAAACTCAGCAAACTCTTGGAAGTAGCAAAAATGTCTCCAGAGTTGGACACGTTGAACCAGAAACCAAACGGGAGCCAAGCCAGCATCCCCACAATGATCCCTTCTCCCAGTCACACTATTTCACAAAGCGCACTGAGCCCACAGCCGGCTGTTTCCCAGGGCTGCTCAGACTCCAAGCCGGACTCTACCTTGAACCTGTTTAATCCTCACCTGAACAGCCCAGGGAAGTTTTACAGTTCTCCGCTGCTTCCAAATGACCAGCTTTTAAGGGTACTGACAGAGAAAAGTGGACAGTGGTTTAGCCTTTTACCAAGGACACCTTGCGATGACACCTCTGTAACCCATCCCACCATGCCTACAACATCCTCCCCCAAGTCTTCAACAATGAGATCTAAATCTCCTTCCCCATCTCCAGCACCTATACTGGTGTCTGGATCACCACAACACCCAGTGGGGCTCAACCCCTTTGCATTTTCAGCACTTCAG ATGAAACCTGGCTTGCACCTAATGGGGCTTCCCTTTTGTGGATGGCCCTCTGGAATGCTGAGTCCAAATCTGCCCTTCACTAGTTCTCCACTACCGCATGCGCTGAATTCAGGATTCGGAGTGACAGAGGGAAATCACAATCCCTTCTTGGCAGCCAGCGTTTCCACAAGTAAAAGCGAGTCTCCTGTGCCACAAAATGAGAAGCCCCCATCTGCCCCCTCTCCAGCAATTGAAGTAGCGAAGCCTGTGGACTATCCCTGTCCAAGGCCCATTCCAGAAG AAATGCAGACTGGTTGGTGGAGAGTCACAGATGCAGAGGAACTTAGAACGTTGGTTAAAGTATTACATCTCAGAGGAATAAGGGAAAAAGCCTTGCAGAAGCAAATTCAAAAACACATGGATTACATCAGCCAAGCTTGCTCTAAGAATagagatg TTGCCATTATGGAGATAAGTAACAATGAAGAAAACCAAGTAACTCAGGAAACTTTGGAGAGCTGGTGTGTAGAAGAGCAGGCAATGGACATGGATATAGCAATTCTGCAGCAAGTGGAAGAGCTGGAAAGGAGAGTAGCTTCCGCAAGCCTGCAAGTCAAG GGGTGGATCTATCCAGAGCCTCACTCGGAGAGGGAAGATCTGGTGTACTACGAGCACAAGCCACTCACTAAGTTGAAGCCTGAAGAAGATAATGTAGGGGAAAAACAAGACTGCAGTGATAGCAGCATTGTGCGCCACATCAACAACCCCCTAGATATAGCTGTAACCAGGCTGGCTGAATTGGAGAGGAACATTGAGCGAAG AGGTGAAGAGGATATTGCTCCGGGCCTCAAAGTGTGGAGGAAGGCATTGAGTGAGGTGCGCAGTGCTGCTCAGGTGGCTCTCTGTATTcagcagctgcagaaatcaaTTGCCTGGGAGAAATCCATCATGAAAGTT TACTGCCAAATTTGCCGAAAGGGAGATAATGAAGAACTACTCTTGCTATGTGATGGTTGTGACAAAGGATGTCATACTTACTGTCATAGACCCAAGATAACCACAATACCTGAGGGTGACTGGTTTTGTCCTGCCTGCATTGCGAAG GCAAGTGGTCAGTCCCCAAGGAGCAAAAAGCTCCAAAACCGAGGAGTGAGAAAAGGCAATGACGTGAAATGCAGCAAGAAGCTGTCCGTGGCTGGAGATGTCTCGGAGGATGATGCTGCAAGTACAAGCAGTACTCCAAAGAAAGGGGGCAAAGAGCCCAAAAAGAGGAAAGGTGATGAAAATACATCCTTAAACCAGACCAAGCAGGAGAGCTCCTCCTGTGTGAAAAAAGCTAAAACAGCAAGAGATAACGCCAAGGATCTGGCTTTGTGCAG ccTTATCCTGTCTGAGTTGGAAACACATGAAGATGCATGGCCATTCTTGCTTCCTGTGAATTTGAAGCTTGTGTCTGGCTataaaaaagtaataaagaaaCCAATGGCCTTTGCAACCATTCGAGAGAAACTGGATAGCTGCCA GTACCAAAATCTTGAAGCATTTGTTGTGGATGTCAGACTAGTTTTTGATAACTGTGAAACTTTCAATGAAGATGATTCTGACATAGGAAGAGCTGGTCATAACATGAGAAGATTTTTTGAGATACGATGGACTGAACTTTTCCAAACAAGCTAA